The Dokdonia donghaensis DSW-1 DNA window TACGCGATACTACAGGTAAAGAATTACCAGAAGGTTTCCAGACCGCAGAGTTTGTACAAGAGCACGGTTTCTTAGATTTTATAACACCTAGACAGGAGCTTAAAAATAAAATTAATCTTTACTTAGATCTTATACTAAATAGACCAGTAAGGGCTTAAAATTTTAAAAAGGAGATGTAATAATCACCTCCTTTTTAAAATTGCTAATGAAATTTTATGTAACTATCATCTTAATAGTCTGTTTATTCTCTTGCAAGAAACAATATCAATATGATGATTATGATGAAGATGACCTTATCGAAGTTCAAGGAATAATTACATCTGCAGTTCCTGATGGTGATCCTTTTAATAATTCTTCAGTTAAAAAATATAAGATATCAATACTATTTAAACCAGAGTCCACCACTAATCGGATTTGAAAATATTGATATGTTTGAAGCTCAAAGAGGTTATCCTTTAGTTGTTCTAGTACATAAAGAGAATCCAGATATTAGTTTCTATGGAAGGGTAGGTATATTAGATACACTAAATACTAAGGTATCCACTATTTTAAAGAATCATTTTCAAGAAATGCTTAACGAAACAAATTAGACTTACTTCTTTCTATCTATCACATAATTTACCATTAGCTCTAGCGAGTCTCGATATACAGATTGTGGATAGGTCATAAGTATCTCAAGCGCCTCTTGCTGTAGCGCTTTCATTTTTGATATCGCATAATCAAGTCCACCATTATCTTTTACAAAGGCAATCACTTCTTTTACACGCTTCTTATCTGTATTCTTATTTTTAATACTATTAATAAGCCAGTCCTTCTCTTTTTTTGAAACTGTATTGAGGACATATATAAGCGGTAAGGTCATTTTTTGTTCCTTGATATCAATACCTGTAGGTTTTCCTATTTTTTCAGAACCGTAATCAAAAAGATCATCTTTAATTTGAAAAGCCATCCCTATAAGTTCACCAAACTTATGCATACGCTTTACTTCTTTACCTTTTGCGTGAACGGCTTGTGCTCCCATTGCACAACAAGCTGCAATGAGTGTCGCGGTTTTTTGTCTAATAATCTCGTAGTACAACTCCTCTGTGATATCGAGTTTTCTAGCTTTCTCGATTTGGAGTAGTTCTCCTTCAGAAATTTCGCGTACAGCGACAGAGATAATTTGTAATAAATCTGTGTCACCATTATCTATAGAAAGGAGTAATCCTTTTGAAAACAAGAAATCACCAACTAATACAGCAATCTTATTTTTCCATAAAGCATTAAGTGAAAAGAAGCCGCGACGCATATTACTATCATCTACTACATCATCGTGTACGAGGCTTGCCGTATGTATTAATTCTATAACAGAGGCTCCTCGATATGTGCGGTCATTTACCTCACCGCTATTCATCATCTTTGCAGTAAGGAATACAAACATAGGTCGCATTTGCTTACCCTTTCGATTTACTATATAGTGAGTGATACGATTAAGAAGCGCCACTTTGGAGCGCATAGAAAGGGCAAACTTTTCTTCAAAAAGTTCCATTTCATAGGCTATGGGTTCTTTAATTTGAGCTACTACTTTCATTGTAGTAAAGATACTACTTACAAATAGGATTGTATTTATAAACTTATTGTATAGATAATGTTAAATTTTCATTAAGAGCCTATAATTTCTGTAACTTAAGCCTCGTATTAATAATCCTAATTAAAAAAATATGAAACAAATTACTCTTATTGCTGCTCTTCTAGCAGTCTTTACTATGAATGCTCAAAACACCTTGATTGATGAGGGTTTTGATGATATTACGACCTTAACCGATTATACTGTTTTAAATGTAAGTGACGACCCTTCTGGAGATATTTTTCAAGGTAATGATGCTGTTTTTGAAGCATTTGATGGCGCTAGCACATCTTATTTAGGTATGAATTTTAACGCTACGGCTGGATCAGTTATCGATGTATATTTAATAACTCCAGAGCTTAACTTAAGTAATGGTGATGAATTAACTTTTTACACTAGAACTGGAGCAGCTAGTGCTTTCCCAGACAGATTAGAAGTGCGCTTAGATCCTGATGGAAGCGGAACTGAACCAACTTCTTCAAGTAATGGTTCTTATACAGATGTATTACTAGAAATAAATCCATCTCTTGCAGTGGGAGAATACCCAGAAGATTGGGAACAACAAGTTGTTACAATGTCTGGTCTTCCAGACGGTGGGGTAATCACTAAGGTTGCATTTAGATACTGGGTTACAGATGGTGGACCTGCAGGAAATAACTCAAACTATATA harbors:
- a CDS encoding T9SS-dependent choice-of-anchor J family protein; amino-acid sequence: MKQITLIAALLAVFTMNAQNTLIDEGFDDITTLTDYTVLNVSDDPSGDIFQGNDAVFEAFDGASTSYLGMNFNATAGSVIDVYLITPELNLSNGDELTFYTRTGAASAFPDRLEVRLDPDGSGTEPTSSSNGSYTDVLLEINPSLAVGEYPEDWEQQVVTMSGLPDGGVITKVAFRYWVTDGGPAGNNSNYIGIDRLTVDATLSTEELLAQSLNVSVASKILTISSQEELVNAKIFNLLGQDVRTSSLSGNTDTVDLNDLPTGVYVAQISSATASTSIKIVNN
- a CDS encoding polyprenyl synthetase family protein, encoding MKVVAQIKEPIAYEMELFEEKFALSMRSKVALLNRITHYIVNRKGKQMRPMFVFLTAKMMNSGEVNDRTYRGASVIELIHTASLVHDDVVDDSNMRRGFFSLNALWKNKIAVLVGDFLFSKGLLLSIDNGDTDLLQIISVAVREISEGELLQIEKARKLDITEELYYEIIRQKTATLIAACCAMGAQAVHAKGKEVKRMHKFGELIGMAFQIKDDLFDYGSEKIGKPTGIDIKEQKMTLPLIYVLNTVSKKEKDWLINSIKNKNTDKKRVKEVIAFVKDNGGLDYAISKMKALQQEALEILMTYPQSVYRDSLELMVNYVIDRKK